The region CGGTCGAAGAGGCCAGCCGCGCGGGCGTCAAGGTGTTTACGCTGCTGTCGGACCTGTCGGTGCACAGCAGGGCCGGTTATGTGGGCCTGGATAATCAACAGGCCGGCCGCACCGCTGCCTGGGCGGTAGAGCGTATGTGCCGAAAACAGGGGGAAATCGGGGTTGTCATCGGCGATAATCGCTTCCTGTGCCAGGAAAGTTGCGAAATCAGCTTTCGCTCTTACCTGCGCGAACATCTGAGTGGCCACCGGGTGCTGGAGCCGCTACGCAGCCATGAACGGGCCGAAAGCGCCAGACAGGTAACCTTGAGCATATTGGCGCAGCGCCCCGAATTGGTGGCGTTGTACGCGCCCTGCGGCGGCGTGGAAGGGATTATCGCCGCGTTGCGGGAGAGCGGCAGGCAGCACGAGGTGATGCTGGTTTGTCACGGCCCGGTGGAAAACGCGGAGATGGCGTTGATCGACGGCACGCTGGATCTGATGTTGACGCATCGCATTCATGAATTCGCCGCGTCGGTCATCAACACCTTTGTCGCCGCCGCCGGCGGCGAACACCCTGGATTTATGCAGATCATTAACCGCTTTGATCTGATCACCAAAGAAAATATCTGATCGCCGGGCCCCGCTGCGGGCCGTTGCCCTCTGAGTTGTCGCCGATGTCTTGCGGATCGCGGTCTGTCTGTGTTTGATAAAAAACTATCATTACGACTATCAAATTTAACGCGATCTCCATCAAAAAATGAAAGTTTCATTATTGTTGGTTTCGAAATATTTGTTTGATACTGGCGCGACATGCTGCCTGAAACGGAACCACAACGATGAATTTACCTATTGCCAATGCACCCTGCAGTTGGGGGGTGGACGACCCTAAAAATCCCTATCTTCCGCCTTATCAGAAAGTGCTGCAGGAAGCGAGCGCCGCCGGCTATCACAGCATTGAGCTGGGGCCGTGGGGGTACTTGCCGATCGAGGCCGCGGCTTTGAGTGCTGAACTTGAGCGGCACAGCCTTTCGCTGGTGGCAGGCACCATTTTTGACGATCTGGTCAGCGAGCAAAACTTCAGCCATATCCTCGCGCTGACGCACAACATTTGCCGCAATCTGTCGCAGGCGCCTAAAGCGCAGAACACTCAGGGCGGGGCTTTCTCAGCGC is a window of Serratia plymuthica DNA encoding:
- a CDS encoding LacI family DNA-binding transcriptional regulator; its protein translation is MAGKKTTMSAIAREARVGIATVDRVMNRRASVRPETERKVIAAAKKLGFAREKSHRLFEAAGQSPVRLKMGFILLQREHSFYAQLAESLLEQAAPYYDLAHPPQFVFHDISAVGDTAAAITQLSQSVDVMGVVALDNPMIRYAVEEASRAGVKVFTLLSDLSVHSRAGYVGLDNQQAGRTAAWAVERMCRKQGEIGVVIGDNRFLCQESCEISFRSYLREHLSGHRVLEPLRSHERAESARQVTLSILAQRPELVALYAPCGGVEGIIAALRESGRQHEVMLVCHGPVENAEMALIDGTLDLMLTHRIHEFAASVINTFVAAAGGEHPGFMQIINRFDLITKENI